A window of Bradyrhizobium sp. AZCC 1719 genomic DNA:
TGCCGTCGTCGCCCTGGTAGCCCTGCATCAGGCCTGCGGGGCGGTCGGCGCCGAGCACAAGCGTCACCTCGCCCTCCTTGGTGACGTGGCCGTCACTGTCGGTGATCCGCACCCGGTAGCCCGGCAACGGCCGGCCCATCGAGCCGACCTTCACCTTCTGGCCCGGCGAATTGCCGGCGAGCGCGGCGGTCTCGGTCTGGCCATAGCCGTCGCGGATGGTCAGCCCCCACGCCGCCTTCACCTGGTCGATCACCTCGGGGTTGAGCGGCTCGCCGGCGCCGCAGACCTCGCGCAGGCTGACCTTGAAATCCGCGAGCTTCTCCTGAATGAACAGCCGCCACACCGTCGGCGGCGCGCACAGCGTGGTGACGCCGCAGCGGCCGATCGTGGTGAGCAAAGCCTTGGCGTCAAAGCGCGGCTGATTGACCACGAACACGGTCGCCCCCGCATTCCACGGCGCGAAGAAGCAGCTCCAGGCATGTTTGGCCCAGCCTGGCGAAGAGATGTTCAAGTGCACATCGCCCGGCTGCAGGCCGAGCCAGAACATCGTCGAGAGGTGGCCGACCGGATAGCTGCGCTGGCTGTGCCGCACCAGCTTTGGTTTCGCCGTGGTGCCCGAGGTGAAATAAAGCAGCATCGGATCGTCGGCATTTGTCGGGCCATCAGGCGTAAGGTCGTCCGAGGCGCTGGCGGCCTGTTCACAGGGCAGCCAGCCATCGTGCTTCGATGTCGCGCCGACCACGACGCGCACCAGTCCGTCGCCGCCGAGGCCCGCAAATTTCGCGACCTGATCCTGCGAGGCAACCACCGCCCGCGCCCTGCCACGCTCGAGCCGATCGCGCAGTTCGTCCGGCGTGAGCAGCGTGGTGGCGGGGATAACGACGACACCGAGCTTCATCGCCGCCAGCATAGTCTCCCACAGCGGCACGGCATTGCCGAGCAGCAACAACAAATGATCGCCGCGTTTCAGCCCCTGCGCCCGCAGGAAGTTTGCGACCTGATTGGAGCGGCGCGACAGCGCGGCGAAGGAAAGTTTTGTCTCCTTGTCGCCGGGATCGACGATCCAGAGCGCCGGGCGATCCCGGCTGTCAGGATTGCGCGCGAGCTCCGCGTCGAACCAGTCGAGCGCCCAATTGAATGGAACGGGATCCGGCCAGCGAAAGCCCTTCACTGCCGCATCGTAATCGGTGCGGTGCTTGAGCAGAAAGGCGCGCGCTTCCTGGAAGGTCGTCATTAGCTCTCCGTTATTTCGCAGCGAGGCTCCGAACGTGCTGGATAATACCGGAAAAA
This region includes:
- a CDS encoding AMP-binding protein; this translates as MTTFQEARAFLLKHRTDYDAAVKGFRWPDPVPFNWALDWFDAELARNPDSRDRPALWIVDPGDKETKLSFAALSRRSNQVANFLRAQGLKRGDHLLLLLGNAVPLWETMLAAMKLGVVVIPATTLLTPDELRDRLERGRARAVVASQDQVAKFAGLGGDGLVRVVVGATSKHDGWLPCEQAASASDDLTPDGPTNADDPMLLYFTSGTTAKPKLVRHSQRSYPVGHLSTMFWLGLQPGDVHLNISSPGWAKHAWSCFFAPWNAGATVFVVNQPRFDAKALLTTIGRCGVTTLCAPPTVWRLFIQEKLADFKVSLREVCGAGEPLNPEVIDQVKAAWGLTIRDGYGQTETAALAGNSPGQKVKVGSMGRPLPGYRVRITDSDGHVTKEGEVTLVLGADRPAGLMQGYQGDDGKLGGADGDLYRSGDVVFADDEGYLTFVGRSDDVFKSSDYRISPFELESVLLEHESVAEAAVVPSPDPIRLAIPKAYVLLVSGAERTPETALSIFMHLHTRLAPFKRIRKIELVTELPKTISGKIRRVQLRRLEHDNNRSDALRGAEFREEEFPELQKVRTAGLES